One stretch of Plutella xylostella chromosome 15, ilPluXylo3.1, whole genome shotgun sequence DNA includes these proteins:
- the LOC105383535 gene encoding glycerophosphodiester phosphodiesterase GDPD6: MQVRLTILALLAATLVEAAEKTTGVPTNCDLLVIAHRGASGYVPEHTLGAYALAVTMGADYLEPDLVMTSDGHLVARHENEISLSTDVAERPEFLARYKTQTIDTVTATGWFTEDFTLAELKTLRAVERIPAARPGNTRMNKTFEIPTMQEIIDLAKGMQAFTKRPIGIYPEIKHSTHFQRLGLAMERPLVDLLHKNGYKHADSPIMIQSFEVTNLKELKNLTDLRLIQLYGSRGSQPFDQFGHSGLTYGDMSTSSGLRDVADYAYGVGPDKNYIIPRVDGKLGNVTDFVRDAHAAGLKVHPYTFRAENVFLPVEYQSGSLVEGIGDLRGEIEAFVAAGIDGLFADQPDVAAVVRGPCLPSASTVLSVNLYVFALVTSFIVLR, encoded by the coding sequence ATGCAAGTGAGGTTGACCATACTGGCCCTGCTCGCTGCCACGCTAGTGGAGGCTGCAGAGAAGACCACAGGAGTTCCGACCAACTGTGACCTCCTCGTGATAGCTCACCGCGGCGCGAGCGGCTACGTGCCGGAGCACACGCTGGGGGCCTACGCGCTGGCAGTCACCATGGGCGCCGACTACCTGGAACCAGACCTCGTCATGACCAGCGACGGCCACCTCGTGGCACGACACGAGAACGAGATCTCCCTCAGCACAGACGTGGCCGAGCGCCCCGAGTTCCTCGCCCGCTACAAGACGCAAACCATCGACACCGTCACCGCCACCGGATGGTTCACCGAAGACTTCACCCTGGCGGAACTCAAAACGCTTCGAGCCGTCGAGAGAATACCGGCCGCTAGACCCGGCAACACCCGCATGAACAAAACCTTCGAAATACCCACCATGCAGGAGATCATAGACCTGGCGAAAGGCATGCAGGCATTCACTAAACGACCTATTGGAATTTACCCCGAAATCAAGCATAGCACGCATTTCCAGCGACTGGGCCTCGCGATGGAGAGACCTCTCGTGGATCTGCTGCACAAGAACGGCTACAAACATGCTGACAGTCCAATAATGATCCAATCGTTCGAAGTGACCAACCTGAAAGAGCTGAAAAACTTGACTGACCTTCGACTGATTCAGTTGTACGGGAGCAGAGGGAGTCAGCCGTTTGATCAATTCGGGCACTCTGGGCTCACCTACGGAGACATGTCGACTTCGAGCGGTCTGCGAGACGTGGCTGACTACGCGTACGGAGTGGGGCCGGATAAAAACTACATCATACCGAGAGTAGACGGGAAACTTGGGAACGTGACCGACTTTGTCCGGGATGCGCACGCGGCTGGGTTGAAGGTGCATCCTTACACGTTTCGAGCTGAAAATGTGTTCCTTCCAGTGGAGTATCAGAGTGGTTCCTTAGTGGAGGGGATAGGCGACCTACGCGGGGAGATAGAGGCGTTTGTAGCCGCTGGGATCGACGGGCTGTTCGCTGACCAGCCCGACGTGGCCGCGGTCGTTAGGGGTCCCTGTCTGCCCAGTGCTTCCACTGTGTTATCAGTCAATTTATACGTTTTCGCGCTTGTGACATCCTTCATAGTTTTACGATAG